The Mycolicibacterium mucogenicum DSM 44124 genomic sequence GCGAAGGCCGCGATATAGACCAGGGCCGTCACATTGGGCAGGTCGCCGGCTTCGGTGATGACGGCGCCACCGTACGAGTGCCCGACCAGAACGACGGGTCCGTCGACCTGACTGACCATCTTGCGGGTGCGTTCAGCGTCGTCGGCCAGCGACGTCAGCGGGTTCTCCACCGCGCGCAGCGACGAGTAGCCGCGCCGGTTCAGTTCGACGATCACGTTGGCCCAGTGGGCCGCGCCGCCCCAGAATCCGTGGACGAGGACGACTGTTGGTTTTTCGGTCATGCGGTGACAGTATTTGGACGATGAGGCAAGTTCAATGACCGATACGGCGTCAAACTTTGCCGATTCACCGGCATCTGGAGCGGATGCGTTCTCCGAGATCCTCGACACCGTACGGCTGCGCGGTCAGGACGTCGTTCGTTATGCACCCCGTTCCGTGCCGTTCACCATCGCGATGCCCGGGCAACGACTGCTGCATATCGTCGAGCACGGCGACGTCCGGCTCCGGGTGAGCGATGGCGGTCCGGCGATCACCCTGCATGACGGTGACCTCGTGCTGCTGGCCCGGGGTGACCGGCACCAGCTGCAGGCGGGCCCGAGTGTGCCGGTCCGTGAAACCGTCGATGCCGACCGCTACACCGACGAAGGCGAACTCCCGCAACAGGATTCGCCGCGCTGGGTGACCGGGACGTTCGCGGTCGACGACGCCGTCGCTGATCCGCTGTTGTCGGTGTTGCCCCCGGCCATCGTGGTGTCCGGTGGCGGCGTCGATCGGGAGTGGCTGGAGGTCAGCCTGCGGCTGCTGGTGGCAGAGGTCGCGGCGCCGCGGCCCGGCTCGGCGGTGATGATCTCGCGCATCCTGGACCTGCTGTTCATCCACACCCTGCGGGCCTGGTCGCGCGACGCCGCCGCGCCGTCAGGCTGGCTGACTGCGGCGCTGGATCCGGTACTGGGCCAAGTGCTTTCGGCTGTTCACCAGGACCTGGCGCGGCCGTGGTCGGTCGCCGAACTCGCCCAGATGGCCAACCTGTCACGGACCGCGTTCGCCGAGCGGTTCACCCGCCTGCTGGGGTGTCCGCCCGCCGGCTACCTCATCGACCGCAGGCTCGACCGGGCGGCGCAGTTGTTGCGGACCGATACCGCGTCGGTCGCCGCCATCGCGGCGGCAGTGGGTTACACCTCCGAGGCGGGCTTCAGCCGGGCGTTCAGCCGACGGTTCGGGGCCCCGCCGCTGCGCTGGCGCAACACCGTCGGCCGCACGGACTGACTCACGAACTTGGGATCGGTAGCCGGCCGGCCCCGGTGTGATTGCTCCAACGACGCCGACAACGAGCGTCCGAGCAACCTGAGGAAGGAATCACCATGAAGCTCCCCGCCGCCATCGAACAGCACGTCAACCGCTTCGACCGTCAGCAGAGCCTGATCATCGCGATCAGCACCGGCCTGTTGGCCTTCTGGTCGGGCTACCGCGTCGCCTGGTCGCTGTACCTGACCATGACCTACGACTTCCTGTTCGGCTCGCTGGTCTTCCAGATCGCACTGTGGGGCGTCATCGGTGCCGCGGCAGCGCTCGCGTCGTTCGCGTTCTACAACCGCTACCGCACCGCCGACCAGCCCGGCGCTCAGCCGAGCAGCGTCGACCCCCAGTAGTCCGACGAACCATCACGCACACCCGGCGGGCAGGCGAAGATGCCGCTGCCGGTGTGCGTGATGTATTCGTTCAGGGCGTCGTTGTCGGACAACTTGGTCTGCATCGGGATGAACGACTCGGCCGGGTTGCGGACGAACGCGATGAAGAACAGACCCGCATCCAGGTGGCCGAAACCGTCTGAGCCGTCGGTGAAGTTGTAGCCGCGGCGCAGAATCTGGGCGCCGTTGTTGGCTTCGGGGGATGCCAGCCGTACGTGCGAGTCGACGTCGATCAGCGGGGCGCCGTCGGCGCCCTTGCTCTCGAAGTCGAGCGGGGTGAACTCGTCGGTGTACCCGTTCGGGGCACCGCTGCCCTTCTGCCGGCCGATCACCCGCTCCTGCTCGGCCAGTACCGTGCGGTCCCACGATTCGATGAGCATCCGGATGCGCCGGCTGATCAGATACGACCCGCCCGTCATCCAGGCCGGTCCGTCGCCATTCGCGACCCAGACGTGCTTGTCGATGGCCGACGTGTCCTCGGCCTTGAGGTTGTTGGTTCCGTCCTTGAACCCGAACAGGTTTCGCGGTGTGGACTGGTTCCGCGTGGTCGACGACGTGCGGCCGAACCCGAGCTGCGAGTACCGCACCGCGACGGTGCCGAAGCCGACGCGCGCCAGGTTGCGGATCGCGTGCACCGCGACCTGCGGATCATTGGCGCAGGCCTGCACGACGATGTCGCCGCCACAGCGGGCCGGGTCCAGCTTCTCGTTGCGGAACTTGGGCAGGTCCACCAGATGCGCCGGTCGCTGCGCGTCGATGCCGAACCGGTCCTTGCCGTCCTTGCGGAAGAAGCCGGGGCCGAAGCCGATGGTCAGCGTCAATGCCGAGGGCGAAAGGCCAAGGGCCTCACCGGTGTCCGCCGGCGGGGCGTACGGATTGAGTCCGATGGCCCCGTGGGCGACGGCCTCTTCGCCGAGCGTCATGCGCTCGGCCATCTCGGTCCACTTCTTCAGCATCGCCACGACGTCGGCCTTCTTGTCCGTCGTGACGTCGAAGGTGGCGAAGTGCATGCGGTCCTGCGCCGCGGTGACGATGCCGGCCTGGTGGGTGCCGCGGAACGGCACCGGCTTACCCAGGTTGTCCTCGACGACGGCCGCGGAGGAGCGGCCGGCCAGCGCACCGGTGGCGGCGGCGCCGACGACGGCGGCCGTCACCCCGGCGGCGCCGAAGAGCTTGCGCCGGCTGAGCCCTCCGGACGCGGTCACGGTGGGCTCAGCGGCTGCCGGCTGGGGCTCACTGCTTGGCGACGACACCCTGCACCTCGCTGACCTCCTTGCTCAACGCGTCGATCGCTTGCGAAAGCTCTTGCCGCTGCGGCTCGGTCACCTTGTCGTAGGAGATGAAGCCGTCGCCCTCGCGGTACTTGTCGAGCAGCTGCTGGACCTTCTCGAAGGCCGCCTCGACGTCCTTGCCCAGCTGCGGGTTGCGCTCGTCGAGGATCGGGTCGACGGAGCCGACCGCAGTGCGCGAGCCCTCGATGTTGGCCTGGAAGTCCCAGAGGTCGGTGTGGCTGAAGATGTCTTCCTCGCCGCTGATCTTGGTCTTGGCGATCTCGTCCAGCAGACCCTGCGCGCCACCGGCGATCTTGGTGGAGTCGATGGTCCACTTCGGATCCTTGACGCCCGCGTCGAGCTCCTTGACGTCGGCGACCAGCTGGTCGGCCACGGCGCCGCTGTCGGGCTGCAGGCCGGTGACCCACAGCTCCTTCTCGAGACGGTGGAAACCGGTCCACTTGTCGCCCGGTTTCACGTCGGCTTCCCGGAGGTCGATCCGCGGGTCCAGGTCGTTGGGGAACGACTCGGCGACCGGCTCGATGCGCTCGTAGAACGTGCGGGCCTTCGGGTACTGCGCCTTGGCGGCGGGGACGTCGCCCTTCTTCACGGCGGCGGCGAACGCCTCGGTGGCGGGCAGGAGCGCCGTGGTCTGCTCGATGACGTACTTCTTGTAGAAGTCCGCGGCGGCCTTGAACTTGCCCGTGTCGTCGATCTTGACGGTGTCGCCGGTGACGGTGAAGTCACCACGGATGCCGTCGCCGACCATGCCCGGCTTGCACGCGGTCTTGTAGGTGCCGGCTTCGGGCAGCTGCACGATCAGCTTGCGCTGCAGGCCGGGGGAGACGTTCTCGATCTCGCCCATGACCTTGTCGCCGGGGCCGTAGACGTAGAACTCGGTGACCTTGGTGCCGTTGTTGGTGACGACGAACGTGCTCGCGCCCGTCTTGGCCGACGTCGCCGACAGCTTGCAGGCGTCGTCGGTGGCGGTCACGGTGATCTCGCCCGAGGCGGACTTGTTCTCGTCCGACTTGGAGGTGCACGCGGAGACCGCGGTCAGGCCGGCGAGCAGGGCTACCGAGGCAGCTACGCCGGTCTTGACGTTGAGGGCGGCGAGATTCACTTGGCGGACCTTTCGAGGGTGGCAGCAGGGGCGGGTTTGGCTGCGACGGGTCGCAGGAAAAGCGTCAGGACGATCAGCAGGTAGGCCAGCCAGCAGACGAACTGCAGAATGGTCGGGGTCGGGCTGACATTGAAGACGCCCTGGATCACCTGGCCGTACCAGGCTGACCAGTTGAATGTGCCGGTCAGGTCGAAGGCCTTGGCGCCCAGACCGGGCAGCCAGCCGACGGTCTGCAGCGCGCCGATGCCGTAGGACAGGATGCCGGCGGCGACGACGACCAGGAAGGCGCCGGTGTACTTGAAGAACTTGGTCAGGTTGATTTTCAGCGAGCCGACGTACATCGCGTACGCGAAGGCGATGGCGATCAGCAGGCCGATCACGAGCCCGGCCAACGGCCACGCGGTCGACGCGTTGGCGTAGCCGACCATGAACAGCGCCGTCTCGACGCCCTCGCGGCCGACGGCCAGGAAGGCCAGGGTGGCGACGGCAATCCCGCCGGTCTCCAGGGCGCGCGCCATATCGCTGCGCAGCTCGCCGGAGATGGTCGCGGCGGCCTTTCGCATCCACAGCACCATGGTCGTGACGATGATCACCGCGACCAGGGACGCGACGCCGGCGATGGCCTCAGCCGCCAGGCCGGAGATGGTGTTCTCGCTGAGCTGGATGGACAGGAAGA encodes the following:
- the efeU gene encoding iron uptake transporter permease EfeU, with product MTTTFAVSTALVAAGPGISSQLFGSLLIGLREGLETAIVVTILIAFLVKSDRRDALKWVWLGVAGAIAMTIAVFLSIQLSENTISGLAAEAIAGVASLVAVIIVTTMVLWMRKAAATISGELRSDMARALETGGIAVATLAFLAVGREGVETALFMVGYANASTAWPLAGLVIGLLIAIAFAYAMYVGSLKINLTKFFKYTGAFLVVVAAGILSYGIGALQTVGWLPGLGAKAFDLTGTFNWSAWYGQVIQGVFNVSPTPTILQFVCWLAYLLIVLTLFLRPVAAKPAPAATLERSAK
- the efeO gene encoding iron uptake system protein EfeO; translation: MNLAALNVKTGVAASVALLAGLTAVSACTSKSDENKSASGEITVTATDDACKLSATSAKTGASTFVVTNNGTKVTEFYVYGPGDKVMGEIENVSPGLQRKLIVQLPEAGTYKTACKPGMVGDGIRGDFTVTGDTVKIDDTGKFKAAADFYKKYVIEQTTALLPATEAFAAAVKKGDVPAAKAQYPKARTFYERIEPVAESFPNDLDPRIDLREADVKPGDKWTGFHRLEKELWVTGLQPDSGAVADQLVADVKELDAGVKDPKWTIDSTKIAGGAQGLLDEIAKTKISGEEDIFSHTDLWDFQANIEGSRTAVGSVDPILDERNPQLGKDVEAAFEKVQQLLDKYREGDGFISYDKVTEPQRQELSQAIDALSKEVSEVQGVVAKQ
- a CDS encoding AraC family transcriptional regulator → MTDTASNFADSPASGADAFSEILDTVRLRGQDVVRYAPRSVPFTIAMPGQRLLHIVEHGDVRLRVSDGGPAITLHDGDLVLLARGDRHQLQAGPSVPVRETVDADRYTDEGELPQQDSPRWVTGTFAVDDAVADPLLSVLPPAIVVSGGGVDREWLEVSLRLLVAEVAAPRPGSAVMISRILDLLFIHTLRAWSRDAAAPSGWLTAALDPVLGQVLSAVHQDLARPWSVAELAQMANLSRTAFAERFTRLLGCPPAGYLIDRRLDRAAQLLRTDTASVAAIAAAVGYTSEAGFSRAFSRRFGAPPLRWRNTVGRTD
- the efeB gene encoding iron uptake transporter deferrochelatase/peroxidase subunit, translated to MTASGGLSRRKLFGAAGVTAAVVGAAATGALAGRSSAAVVEDNLGKPVPFRGTHQAGIVTAAQDRMHFATFDVTTDKKADVVAMLKKWTEMAERMTLGEEAVAHGAIGLNPYAPPADTGEALGLSPSALTLTIGFGPGFFRKDGKDRFGIDAQRPAHLVDLPKFRNEKLDPARCGGDIVVQACANDPQVAVHAIRNLARVGFGTVAVRYSQLGFGRTSSTTRNQSTPRNLFGFKDGTNNLKAEDTSAIDKHVWVANGDGPAWMTGGSYLISRRIRMLIESWDRTVLAEQERVIGRQKGSGAPNGYTDEFTPLDFESKGADGAPLIDVDSHVRLASPEANNGAQILRRGYNFTDGSDGFGHLDAGLFFIAFVRNPAESFIPMQTKLSDNDALNEYITHTGSGIFACPPGVRDGSSDYWGSTLLG